DNA from Synechococcus sp. CBW1108:
GCAGCGCCCCAACCCTGGCGGTCGCCGACAGCAAGGCCTTGATGGTCGAGCTGCTTAAAGGCATGGAGGCCTGTGAATGGTTCACAGCTGGGGTGATGGCCGATTCGGCCCTGGCGGCCCTCCAGTGCCTGCGCCAGCTGGAGCGAGCGCTGGGCTGGCCCCCCCTGGCCCCAGACCCCGCCGTCGAGGCGCCCGAGAAGATTGCCGGCGCGGTGTTTCTCAAGGCCAACCAGCACACGGGCCGCTTTCTGGTGCGTCCGGAAACAGGCCTGGGCGAGGGATTGCTGATCACCGGCCACAACCCTGGCGATCCCGCCGCCGAGGACACCTGGGGGCCCTTGCCCCTTGATTTCTTCGGCCCCTAGTGTGACCTGCTGTGATCTGGCACCGATGGCCAAACCCCTGCGCATCGCCTCCCGCCGCAGCCAGCTGGCCATGGTGCAAACCCACTGGGTGCGCGATGAACTGGCCAAGGCCCACGCCGGCCTGGAGATCACGATCGAGGCCATGGCCACCAAGGGCGACAAGATCCTCGATGTGGCCCTGGCCAAAATCGGCGACAAAGGTCTTTTCACCAAGGAGCTCGAGGCACAGATGCTGGTCGACCAGGCCGACATCGCCGTCCACAGCCTCAAGGACCTACCCACGAACCTGCCTGAGGGGTTGATGCTGGGCTGCATCACCGAGCGGGAAGATCCGGCCGACGCCCTGGTGGTGCATGCGAAGCACCGGGACCGCAACCTTGCCAGCCTGCCTGAGGGTTCGGTGGTGGGCACCAGCTCCCTGCGCCGCCTGGCCCAGTTGCGCCATCACTACCCCCAGCTGCTGTTCAAGGACGTGCGCGGCAACGTGATCACCCGCCTGGAGAAGCTGGATGCCGGCAACTATGACTCTCTGATCCTTGCTGCCGCGGGCCTGGGCCGCCTGGGCCTGGCGGATCGCATCCACGAACTGCTCGATCCCTCCATCTGCCTGCACGCCGTGGGCCAGGGGGCCCTCGGCATCGAGTGCCGGGAGGGCGACCAAGCGGTGCTCGCTCAGATTCGGGCGCTGGAGCACCTCCCCACCGCCCGACGCTGCCTGGCGGAGCGGGCCTTTCTGCGGGAACTGGAGGGTGGCTGCCAGGTGCCCATCGGCGTCAACAGCCGCATTGAGGGCGATGAGCTGGTGCTGACGGGCATGGTGGCCAGCCTCGATGGCGAGCGGCTGATCCGCGATCAGGCCCGGGGGGCCCAGACGGATCCCGAGGCGATC
Protein-coding regions in this window:
- a CDS encoding DUF1824 family protein; the protein is MRLDDLRGLRSAPTLAVADSKALMVELLKGMEACEWFTAGVMADSALAALQCLRQLERALGWPPLAPDPAVEAPEKIAGAVFLKANQHTGRFLVRPETGLGEGLLITGHNPGDPAAEDTWGPLPLDFFGP
- the hemC gene encoding hydroxymethylbilane synthase, giving the protein MAKPLRIASRRSQLAMVQTHWVRDELAKAHAGLEITIEAMATKGDKILDVALAKIGDKGLFTKELEAQMLVDQADIAVHSLKDLPTNLPEGLMLGCITEREDPADALVVHAKHRDRNLASLPEGSVVGTSSLRRLAQLRHHYPQLLFKDVRGNVITRLEKLDAGNYDSLILAAAGLGRLGLADRIHELLDPSICLHAVGQGALGIECREGDQAVLAQIRALEHLPTARRCLAERAFLRELEGGCQVPIGVNSRIEGDELVLTGMVASLDGERLIRDQARGAQTDPEAIGMALAHTLKAQGAGEILEEIFATVRPEA